GAACGCTCGTGCATCCGCTCGTCGAAGCCGACGAGGACAGCGAACTCGCGTTCGACATGCTGCTTCAGGCGCTGGGCGCCACCGGCACGGCAGCGCACTTGCAGCCGCGCATCGAAACACCGGTGCCGACGGGCGCGCTCAACCCGACAAGCATCGCGCATGCTTTGGCTGCGGCGCTGCCCGAGCACTGCATCGTCGTCGACGAATCGCTGACGACGGGCCGGGAGTCGATGAGCCTGACGATGGGCGCGCTGCCGCACGATCTCATCAACAACATGGGCGGCTCGATCGGTTACTCGACGCCCGTTGCGACGGGCGCGGCGCTCGCGTGTCCTGATCGCCGCGTGTTCTGCATGGTCGGCGACGGCAGCGCGATGTACACGATCCAGTCGCTGTGGACGCAGGCGCGCGAAAACCTGGACGTCACGACCATCATCTTCGCCAACAACAGCTACGCGATCCTCAAGGCCGAGTACGCGAACATGGGCGCGGGTACGCCGGGCGAGCGCGCGCTGTCGATGATCGACATCGACAAGCCGCGCATCGACTGGCTCGCGATGGCCAAAAGCATGGGCGTGCCGGGCATCGCCGTCGACACGGCAGAGGGCTTCCACAAGGCGATGGTCGATTCGACGCGCGAGCCGGGCCCGTGCCTCATCGAGGTCCGGCTGTAATTCGTTCTACAAGATACAAAGCATACGGAGAGACAAGCATGACAACGACGCTGACAGGCGTGCCGACGTTGCGCACGAACCTGGCCGAATACGCAGTGACGAAAGCGATGCGCGACGGACGCGTGTCGTCTGACCTCGTTGCGCTGGACTTCTGCGGGCCGACGCCCGCGCACAACGGCTTCAAGGCGATGGTGCGCGAAAACAAATTCGACGCGGGCGAACTCGCGATCGTCACGTTCCTGCAAGCGAAGGCGTACGGCAAGCCCTACGTGCTGCTGCCGACGCCTGTTTCAGGGCGTTTTCAGCATCACTGCGCGGGCTACAACATCGACTTCGGTCATCTCGATCCGAAAGATATCGAAGGCAAGAAGGTCGGCGTGCGCACCTACACGCAGACGACGGCGCTGTGGATTCGCGGCATCCTGCGTCACGAATACGGCGTCGATCTCGACAAGGTCACGTGGATGACGCTCGGCGACGGGCATCTCGCCGAGTACAGCGATCCGTCGAACTGCCAGCGTCTGCCCGCAGGTTCGTCGATTCCGGAGATGATGCTCAAGGGCGAACTCGCGGCTGCGCTGCTCGGCGAAGACATGCCGAAGGACGAACGCGTGCGCACGCTGGTCCCCGACGCGCATGCGGCCGCGAAGGACTGGTTCGCGCGCACGGGCGTCGTGCCGATCAATCACATGTTCGTCGTGCACGAGAATCTGTCGAAGGAGAGGCCGGATATCGTGCGTGAGCTGTATCGGATGATCGTCGAAAGCCGCTCGCTCGCGGAAGGCGTGCCCGCGATCTTTCCGCCGCTCGGGTTGGAGGCGAACCGCGCGGGGCTGCAACTGGCCGTCGACTGGGCGCTCGATCAGAAGATCATTCCGCGACGCCTGTCCGTCGACGAACTGTTCGACGATGTAACGGGCAGTCTTGGCTGAGTGCTGGACATCCGCGCCGGCCAGAACAAAAAATATCGGAGACGACAGGTGGAGACCATTCGACGGAAGGCGGCGCGGCCCGAGAACCGCTGGGCCATTCTCGTGCTGCTTGCGCTCGGGCTGATGATCTCCCACATGGACCGCACGAGCATGTCCGCGGCTTTCGCGGACACTCGCTTCGTGGGGGAATTCGCGCTGTCGCATGTCGAGCGCGGCTGGCTCGGCTCGGCGATGTTCTGGTCGTACGGGCTGCTGCAGATGCCGATGGGCTGGCTGGTGGACCGCTACGGCGTGAAGTGGCCTTACTCGATCTGTTTCCTGCTGTGGTGTCTTGCGGCAGCGGCGACGGGTGTCGTCACGACGTTGTCGGCGCTGATCGTCGTGCGTCTGCTGATCGGCGCCGCCGAATCGGTGGTCGTCCCCGCCACGTATCGCTATCTGGCGAACAACTTCGATGAAAGCCGCAAGGGCACGGCGCTCGGCATCTACTCGATCGGCGGAAAGATGGGGCCGGCGCTGGGCGCACCCGTCGCCGCGTGGCTGATCGCGTCGAGTTCGTGGAAGACGATGTTCATCGTGACGGGGCTTGCGGGACTGATCTGGCTGATGCCGTGGCAACTGCTGCTCAACAACGACTTTCCATCGAAGACCGAACTGGCGGCGGCCAAACGACGCGCGGCCTCGGTGCCGCTCGGCAATCTTCTGTCGAGCCCTGTCGTGTGGGGCGGCTTGATCACCAACTTCTGCTACAGCTATTTCGCGTTCTACTGCATGACGTGGATGCCCGCGTATCTGGTCGAACAGCGTGGACTGTCGCTGCGTCAATCGGGGCTGTATACGTTTTTCAGTTTCGCGGGCATCGCCGTCGTGGCGGCATTCGCAGGATGGGCCGCGGACCGGCTGATCGCGCGCGGCCGCGATGCCGTCGTCGTGCGCAAGTCGTTTATCGTCGCGGGGTTTGTCGGCGCGACGACTGTGTTGCTCGGCGCTTATACGCGCTCGGCGCAGATGGCGTTGTTCTGGAACGTCGTATCGCTTTCGCTGTTGGGACTGGTCACCGCGAACAATCTCGCTCTCGTCAAACTCACGTTGATTCCGAAGCAGGCGGTCGGTTTGAATACGGGCTTGCAGCAAGTGGCGACGAGTTTCGCGGGCGGTGTGTCGGCGAGTCTCTCAGGCTGGCTGCTTCATGTGGGACACAGCTACACGCTGCCGATGCTGGCCATTTTCATGTTCCTGTTGCTTGGAGCGAGCAGCACTGTCGTGTTGCTGCGCCGAAAGTGGGCGCCGAAGGTCAATGTGACCGAACTGGAAGGGCAGCAGCCCGATCAGCGTGCGTCGATAACCTGACGGTTAAAGCGCACGCCTTTTTATTCAATAGACGGCTGGCGCACGGATGCCGATGATTGCGTCGTCGTCAATCTGCAGTATCCGCTTTATGCCAACAAGAACTTTCGATCATCACGCGCGCGTCTTCGACACGGAAGGCGGGTCATCGACATGACGCGCATCAACGATACAGCGTCGCCGGCGATCGAGGCGCACACCGGAATAAGTCCCTTGCTGCAGTATTCATCGCTGACACGCTTTCTGATCGCACGCGTCGGCTCCATCACCGCGCAGCAGATGCTGATGCTGGCGATCAGCTGGCACATGTACGACCTGACGTCGAGCGCGTGGTATCTCGGTCTCGTCGGGCTCTTCCAGTTCATTCCCGGACTCGCCACGACCTTCGTCGCCGGACACTGCGCCGACCGCATGCATCGCGGGCAGATCGTCGCCGTGTGTCTCGCGGCGCAGGCCGTCACGGCCGCGCTGCTGGCCGTATCGACGATGTCTCACGTCGTAACGCGCGATCTGCTGCTGGGCCTTTCGCTCGTACTCGGCGCGATCCGGCCGTTTCAGATGTCGGGCCAGCAGGCGCTTCTGCCGATGCTCGTTCCGCAGAACCTGCTGGCGCGTTCGATGGCGCTCAGCGCGGTGGTGCAGCAGGTGTGTGTGATCGCGGGCCCGGCGTTGGGCGGCCTGCTGTTCGCGACGGGCGTCAACGCGCTGTATCTGATGTGCGCGGCCGTGTTCTGCGTGAGTGCCGTGATGTACGCGCTGATTCGCTACGACTACGTTGCGCCGCCGCGCGAGCCCGTCACGGCAGAGACCGTGCTTGCCGGCTTGCGCTTCGTGTGGAGCAATCCGTTGCTGCTCGGCGGCATCTCGCTC
This Paraburkholderia sabiae DNA region includes the following protein-coding sequences:
- a CDS encoding type 2 periplasmic-binding domain-containing protein; its protein translation is MTTTLTGVPTLRTNLAEYAVTKAMRDGRVSSDLVALDFCGPTPAHNGFKAMVRENKFDAGELAIVTFLQAKAYGKPYVLLPTPVSGRFQHHCAGYNIDFGHLDPKDIEGKKVGVRTYTQTTALWIRGILRHEYGVDLDKVTWMTLGDGHLAEYSDPSNCQRLPAGSSIPEMMLKGELAAALLGEDMPKDERVRTLVPDAHAAAKDWFARTGVVPINHMFVVHENLSKERPDIVRELYRMIVESRSLAEGVPAIFPPLGLEANRAGLQLAVDWALDQKIIPRRLSVDELFDDVTGSLG
- a CDS encoding MFS transporter — encoded protein: METIRRKAARPENRWAILVLLALGLMISHMDRTSMSAAFADTRFVGEFALSHVERGWLGSAMFWSYGLLQMPMGWLVDRYGVKWPYSICFLLWCLAAAATGVVTTLSALIVVRLLIGAAESVVVPATYRYLANNFDESRKGTALGIYSIGGKMGPALGAPVAAWLIASSSWKTMFIVTGLAGLIWLMPWQLLLNNDFPSKTELAAAKRRAASVPLGNLLSSPVVWGGLITNFCYSYFAFYCMTWMPAYLVEQRGLSLRQSGLYTFFSFAGIAVVAAFAGWAADRLIARGRDAVVVRKSFIVAGFVGATTVLLGAYTRSAQMALFWNVVSLSLLGLVTANNLALVKLTLIPKQAVGLNTGLQQVATSFAGGVSASLSGWLLHVGHSYTLPMLAIFMFLLLGASSTVVLLRRKWAPKVNVTELEGQQPDQRASIT
- a CDS encoding MFS transporter, encoding MTRINDTASPAIEAHTGISPLLQYSSLTRFLIARVGSITAQQMLMLAISWHMYDLTSSAWYLGLVGLFQFIPGLATTFVAGHCADRMHRGQIVAVCLAAQAVTAALLAVSTMSHVVTRDLLLGLSLVLGAIRPFQMSGQQALLPMLVPQNLLARSMALSAVVQQVCVIAGPALGGLLFATGVNALYLMCAAVFCVSAVMYALIRYDYVAPPREPVTAETVLAGLRFVWSNPLLLGGISLDLFAVLFGGATALLPVYAKEILHVGPQGLGLLRSAPAVGALCVGLMLSRRAIVNGVGKKLLVAVAVYGIAIVAFGVSRSFLLSLLLLAISGGADTISVIVRQTLIQLETPDRMRGRVAAVNTLFIGASNQLGEFESGVTATVFGVIGSVVLGGCATVLVSVAWSRLFKPLARRDALYEGRAH